The Niastella koreensis GR20-10 genome includes a window with the following:
- a CDS encoding aldo/keto reductase codes for MNTTYKPIDMPALGFGTLIPDATETYNAVKYALEAGFRHFDCAERYRNESVIGEALQAGLVAGDISREDLFVTTKLWNTNHRPERVEPAFEGSLQRLLLSYLDLYLIHTPFAFQPGDEQDPRDQNGNVIYDSDVSLADTWKAMEKLVDGGKCRAIGLADVTLEKLQFIYESARIKPAVVQVEAHPYLPETELLEFCKSKGIILLAFAPLGHGIKPGPLEDPVVLSIAARVGKTPAQVLLAWAIQRGTAVLTTARTAARIQENFDISPLPEDALDEINRIQTRQRFNSVVHTGVPGFIPRV; via the coding sequence ATGAATACTACATATAAACCGATAGATATGCCCGCACTCGGGTTTGGCACGCTGATCCCCGATGCGACCGAAACATACAATGCCGTGAAGTATGCGCTGGAAGCGGGATTCCGGCACTTTGATTGTGCGGAACGATACCGGAATGAAAGCGTAATCGGCGAAGCGTTACAGGCTGGACTTGTTGCCGGGGATATTTCGCGTGAAGACCTTTTTGTTACCACCAAACTGTGGAATACGAATCATCGGCCCGAGCGCGTGGAACCGGCATTCGAGGGGAGCCTTCAGCGGCTCCTGTTAAGCTATCTTGATCTGTACCTGATCCATACTCCGTTTGCATTTCAACCGGGCGATGAGCAGGATCCACGGGATCAAAATGGTAATGTCATTTACGACAGCGATGTAAGTTTAGCCGACACCTGGAAGGCCATGGAGAAGCTCGTGGATGGAGGTAAATGCCGGGCCATCGGACTGGCTGACGTTACCCTGGAAAAGCTGCAGTTCATCTACGAATCGGCGCGAATAAAGCCGGCTGTAGTTCAGGTAGAGGCGCATCCGTACCTGCCGGAAACTGAGTTGCTGGAATTTTGCAAGAGCAAGGGAATTATATTGCTGGCTTTTGCGCCATTGGGACATGGAATCAAACCTGGCCCGCTCGAAGATCCGGTTGTTTTGTCTATCGCGGCACGCGTTGGAAAAACGCCCGCACAGGTGTTACTGGCCTGGGCTATCCAGCGCGGCACGGCTGTGCTCACTACCGCAAGAACGGCCGCTCGGATACAGGAGAATTTTGACATTTCCCCCCTGCCGGAAGATGCACTTGATGAGATTAACCGGATCCAGACAAGGCAGCGGTTCAATAGCGTAGTGCATACCGGGGTACCGGGTTTCATTCCCCGGGTTTAA